A single genomic interval of Vulpes lagopus strain Blue_001 chromosome 19, ASM1834538v1, whole genome shotgun sequence harbors:
- the LOC121478628 gene encoding melanoma-derived growth regulatory protein-like, whose translation MAVALPDYVAPDYHFLTIHRGQVVYVFSKLKGRGWLFWGGSVQGDYYGDLAARLGYFPSSVVREDQTLKPGKIDVKTDKWDFYCQ comes from the coding sequence ATGGCTGTGGCCCTTCCGGACTACGTAGCCCCCGACTACCATTTCCTGACCATACACAGGGGCCAAGTTGTGTATGTCTTCTCCAAGCTGAAGGGCCGAGGGTGGCTCTTCTGGGGAGGCAGCGTTCAGGGAGATTACTATGGAGATCTAGCTGCTCGCCTGGGCTATTTCCCCAGTAGTGTTGTACGTGAGGACCAGACCCTGAAACCTGGCAAAATCGATGTGAAGACGGATAAATGGGATTTCTACTGCCAGTGA